The stretch of DNA GGATCACTTCGCCAACTTGATTCCTCCGTTACGGCGCGCCGTCCCCTGCACTTCTACGCCTGGGGAGTGGGGGGCTGCGAAGGAGCGAATCTAGGAGATGAACTCGGAATATACGATGCTCTCCGCAAGTGGGGATTCAGCTTTGAAGAACCCCGCAACTGCCGGGGTATTGACGAGGCTATTGAGTACGGAAAAGAGCTTGAGGGAAAAAGGGAATCCCTCGACTATGAGATTGACGGAGCGGTGGTGAAGGTAAGGAGCAGAGAGCTGCAGGAGATCCTCGGGACGACGGCAAAATACCCCCGCTGGAGCGTAGCCATAAAGTTCTCTCCGAAGCAGATAACCACAAAAGTAAGGGATATAACCGTCCAAGTCGGAAGAACGGGACATCTAACTCCCGTAGCCGAGCTCGAACCGGTGAGTATATCCGGCATCGAGATAAAAAGGGCATCTCTTCACACGGAGGACACCGTGAGGGAAAAAGACGTGAGGGTCGGCGACACTGTAGTGGTGCAGAGAGCGGGAGACGTGATCCCCGAGGTGGTGGAAGTGGTTCCCTCGCGGGGGAAAAGAAAAAAACGTTTCTCCATGCCGAAGATCTGTCCTCGCTGCGAAACCTCGGTTGAGAGGGAAGGCTCCTTTCATCTGTGTCCGAACGCTTCCTGCCCCGCGCAAATCAGGGGAAGGATAAGTCTTTTTGTCTCGAGAAACGCCTTTGACATAGAGGGACTTGGAAAAAAGAGGGTTGCACAGCTTATAAACGAGAGAATTCTGCGCAATATAGCCGATATTTTCACTCTCAGAAGGGAACAGCTTCTAGGGCTCGAGGGATTTGCTGAGAAATCCGCCCAGAACCTCCTCGAAGAAATAGAAAAAAGCAGGGATATAAGTTTTGAGAGGTTCATAAACTCCCTTAGCATAAAACACGTGGGAACCCGAATCGCGCAGTTACTTGCAAAAGAATTTAGAACCCCTGAGAACCTGATGAAGGCCTCAAGCGAGGATCTGCTCCGCATAGACGGTGTCGGCGAGGAACTGGCTCAAAGCGTAATAAAATTCTTTGAGAATCCAGAGAGAAAAAGCGTCGTGGAAGAACTCCTGCGCCATGTGAGGATAGAAGAAGAACCCGAACCGTCAGGGGAGAACGAAAAAATCGCCGGAAAAACGTTTGTCCTTACCGGCACCCTATCGATTCCTAGGGAGGAAGCTAAGCTGGAGATTGAGAGGCTCGAGGGAAAAGTCGTTAACTCGGTATCCGGAAAAACCGATTTTCTGGTCTCGGGAGAAAACCCGGGAACCGCGAAGCTTCAAAAAGCCGGGGAGCTTGGAACGGATATTATTAGCGAAGAACAGTTAAAGAAACTCATAGGGCTTTAGTTCCGTGTCTTTGCCTGTACACTTCGTAGAGAAAAATCCCAGCGGCGACAGAGGCATTGAGAGACTCCACTTTCCCTTTCCTTGGAACGGAAAGTAGAAAATCGCATCGCTGCTTTGTCTTGCTTCGCATTCCCCTACCCTCGTTTCCGATTACCACTGCGATATCAAGCGAAGCGAAGTCGCAGCCGTAGACCATATCCTTGGAACCGGCATCGGCCCCGGCGATCCAGACCCCTTTTTTCTTAAGAGAATCAATCACCCTGCCGAGATTCGTCTCCCGGGCGATTTTCATGTTGGCCGAAGCCCCGGAAGAAACTTTCATCACGGTGGGATTCACGTCACACGCCCGGTCAGCGGGTATCACGATTCCATGGACTCCGAGAAAGTCCGCGGTCCTTATTATGGCGCCGAGGTTGTGGGGGTCCTCCACGTGATCCAGGATCAGCAAAAAGACCTTCTCCCGCCTCTCCCCCGCCAGCTCGAGCATCTCTTCAACCGAACTGTAGGCAAAATCCGATATTTCAGCCGCAATGCCCTGATGATTCGGGCTTTTGCATATATCAGTAATCGCGTTTTTGGGAAGGCGGGAGAGTTTTATGCGGAATTTCTTAATCGAGGCATTCATCCGCGGGTCCGAAGAAACGTCAAAATTCTCCGAGACCATGATTTTCTTTATCTGCTTGGGGGAATTGCGGAGGAGTTCGGCAACGGAGTTTTTGCCGTAAACGATCAACGTGGAATCTCCCGGTTCACGAAATTCTTCTTTACGTAGTTAATCTTGTACCATATGTTGTCGTCAATCCACTTGGCATCCCACCATTCAAGCGGCCTCACAGGAACTCCCTGAACGTAAACCCCGAAATGGAGATGGTCTCCGACGGCAAGCCCGGTAGTACCTGTCCTTCCCAAGCGGTCTTTTTTCTCCACGCTGTCTCCGACGCTTACATCCATCGAAGTCAGATGTGAGTAAAGCGTCATAACCCCCAGGCCGTGGTCAACAATAACCGTATTGCCATATATGCCGAGGTGATCGGCAAAAACCACCACTCCGCTGTTAGAGGCGGGAACGGGGTGCTTCCTGGTAACGGAAAGGTCGTAGCCGAGGTGATACTGCCTGTCAATCACTTCGCCGTCCATCAGGTATTTCCTGTGATCCGCAAATGTCGCGCCCACCTTGGAATTGGGAAGCTGATTGAATTTTCCTTTCCAGAGCATCTTATCCCCGCTTTGTCTTCCGACCTCATATATCCTGTTGTCGTTTTCCTTTCTCGTCTCGTTGTTGATCTTCAGAAACGCTTTACGAAAATCGGTTTTCCCGTCATCGGTAACCGAGGCATAACCGTAAACCTTGTTGAAAAGCGGAAGAACCTTTTTCTTGAGAAACCATTCGGAGAGAGCTATTTCGTCCTTTAAGTACGGCGCCCTCAGAAGCCGGTAAGAAACGGACTCCCTGACTTCGTTGCCAGCCGCGTCGGTGGCAAAAATTTCTATCTTCTCTCCCTTGGGAGCATCGTACGGATAGGCGAAAAAGGCAAGGTATATCAGAGGGTCCTCGAAATATCCGCCGTAACCTTCAAAAAAAAGGTCTTTTATTTCGACCCCGCTTGTGACCGTGTCCTCTGAGGTCTTGTATACAACGACTCCGGCGCCCCCGTGTCTTATATACAGCATGGGTGAGAGTTCCTGTATCTCCGGAGGGAGGAAATCGAGGGTGACTTTCTCGCTGAAAACAGCCTTTCCAGAGAACATGGAATTATCGGTCACCTCTATGAAAATTTCCGACGTACCGCTTTTTATACCAAGCTTTTCAGGGTTGATGCTCACGCTAATCACATCGCTTTTTGTTACTTTCTTATACTCCTTCTCAACAAGAACGGACTCCCCGTAAGTGTCAAGCAGGTAGATACGCACTTTGGCAAGCCCGGTGCCCTTATCGGACACGGTCACCTCAAAGGGTTTTGTGCCCAGATTCTTGATATCCCGCTCAATGGATATGACGGGAGGACTCATCTCAGCGATGGAGATAACTTTTATGATGGCAATGACCAGAAGCAAAATCCCAAAAACAGCGGCAACCCGTTTCCCGGATACCTTTAGCATTTAAAACAACCTCCTTTGAGTTGCGGTGGCAGTCGCTTCGTTTTTCATGTCATAAGAAGAACTTAGACAACAAAAATGTTTTATGTTAAAACCGTCTCGGGAATACAGATCCATCCCCGCGCGACGCGGTTTTTTACGGAAAAAGTCCCCAGTAAACAGAAAAGTGCTGTGAAAAGGACCTTCCGGACAGCCCAGTCAAATTCTGTTTTTATTTGGCCGCTTTTAAGTATAATAGGCTTGGTAGGAAAATCCAGATCATTATAGCGTGACCGAGGGTAAACTCCCTAGCATTTTCCCTAAAGATAGTGCGTAAAAGAACCATCTTCTTTATATTTGCGGCAGTATTTTTTGTCCTTGTCGTAGGACTCTTTTTGTTCTCCCAGACCGAGCAAAGCCGCATATACGCAAAAAACCTCATAGAACAAAGGCTTAACTCGATCCCCAATTTCCATATCAGTCTCGGGGATATCAAAGGAAGCATAATCTCCACGATGGAGATAGACGATATTGAGGTAAAAATAGCGGGGGAGGACTTCATAGAAATTGAAAAACTCTCAACTAACTATTCGATCCCTCTTCTCTATTCAATAATCTCGAGAAAAAAACTCTACTTATCGAACACGGAGATAGAAGGTCTAAAACTCCTGCTTGAAAAAGACAGCAGCGGGCTATGGAATTTCAAAAAACTCAAAACCAAGGATAAAGCCGCTGAGCGTCCGCAGGAACCAAGAATAAGTCTTATATTCTCAAACAACAGAATCCGCAACTCCCGTGTTTTGATCAGTGACCACACAAAAAACAAGGTTTGGGAGTTTGACCTCGTGGAGGAGTCGTTTTTCTCCATAAACATCGTGGAACTCACGAAAAAGATCGAGCTTGACGCCAAGGACGTAAATTTCAACTACGTGTCCCCCACAATCAGGATAAGGAATCTCAGGGGAAAGATCGATATAGCTTCCTGGAACTGTGTATTCGAAGACGCCGGATTTGAGGTTGAAGGGGTACCGATTAGGGGAAGCGGCACCGCAAAAAACCTGAGAAACCCTGAATTTGACATGACAGTGTATTTCGACTCACTTGGAATAGACGGCAAGGGAGAGCTTAACCTTCAGGCAAAAACAAAGGTCAAAATGCACTCCCGGGACAACCTGGTCGGCACGATGGAGCTCTCGGCCCGGGATTCTTTTCTTAACGGGGAGCGGTTCTGGACGGATCTTAAACCGGCCAGAATTAACGGAACAAAAGCACTCATAGAAGGCACGATAGGCGGAGGATTCGGAGAGTCCCGTATAAAAGGAAGCGTAGACTTTAAAAAATGGCTAGGGGAAGGAGAGAGAAACTGGTTTGACTTCTCGGCAAAGCTAAACGACGCGGACACAGATGAGCTGACCGAGATGCTCAACCGTACGCCCTACCCCCTGAAATTCGGAGATAATTCAAGGTTAAACTCAAATCTCAGGGTAAGCGGCAGCTGGGCAAGCAGGGAAACGTATTCCCTGCGGGTCGAGCCCGATTACCTTGACGTAATCGACGGCGAGCAAAGCAAACTTCAGGTCGTAGGTTATCTGGCGCTCGGAAACGAGGGTACGGATTTCGATATAGTCTCAAAAGCAAAACGGTTCAAGCTAAAGCTTGAATTCCCGGATATAACGATTGACAACTATGTTGACGGAAGCGCGACTTTCCGGGGAGCGGTACCAAAAAAAGGCAAGTTCTTCGAAGACGTGGATCTGCGGGTGAATGCCGACCTGAGGACAGACGGATTTTACAGGATAACGAACATAGATTCCCAAATTGATGCCGGCATTGAGAAAGGAGTGCTGACGATAAACAGACTAAATATCTCATCCGATGAATTCTCCTTATCCGCTGAGAAAACAGAAGAAATCCAAAAGGGTCTTGACTTCTCCTTTGAATTCGCGGCGCAGAACCTTGGTTTCCTCTCCGAGGTTGACGAAAGAATCCCACTGTTTCTAGGAAAAATAAGCTCGAGAGGAAAAATCAGCGGAGACATTTTCACTCCACTGATCAAGGCAACCTCGCAGGTAGAAAGCTTCGCTTATGAAAAAGATTTCATAGCTCAGGACATGTCGGTTGAGTCCAGTACACGGATCGATCTGAAAAACGCTCCCAAGGTGTCGTTCGATATGGCACTCAAAGCGCAGCGAGCCCGCGTTTTGGGCAATTCCTCGGACACACTCGAAGCAAAGCTGCGGGGAACGGAAACCCATATTGAAGTAGGTGCCCTTTTAAGCAAGAAAGACGGTTCCTTCGCCTCTTCAGAATTCAGTGTTGACGGCATCTTGGGCCACGAGAAAAAAATAAAAATGACATATCTTGAAGGTCTTCTGGCCGAAAAACGGTTTAGGAGCAAAGGAGACATCTTCCTTGATATATCTTCTGAAAGAACAAGGCTCAAGGGAGATGAATTTTTCTACGGAGAAGGGAAAATCACCAGTTTTCTCGGAGAAATCAACCGGAAGGAAAAGACAGTCGAACTGCGGGCGGACATGACGAATTTCAATCCGCTGATCATATCGAAAGCCCTCAATCTAAGACACGACCTGGGGGGAACACTTGACGGAAAAGTCAAAGTCAGCGGCCCCTTTACCGCCCCATCCGTTCATGCCGAAGTAAAATCAGACGGCTTCTTCTACGGATTCTCCTCAACAGGAGAAACGGAAGTCAGCCTCCGCGGGGAAAAAGGAAAACTTTCCCTCGATCTCGTGTCCTCGCTCGACCAGAAGAAAAGCCTCAGTCTGCGGGGAGACCTGCTGGTCCCAGAGGACGCCCGAAGCTACCTCGAGGCGATAATGGGATCTTCGATGGACCTTGAGTTGACATCTGACCGGTACAAACTCGACTTCCTGAAAATTTTTTCAAACTCCATAGAGAAAATCGAAGGAAGTTTCTCATCCGGAGGCCTTTCCCTTAAAGGCACCCTGGAGAAACCGTGGGTAAAAGGAAACGTTGAAGTAAATGATATGAAGCTTTTTTTGAGCCAGCTTAGAAACAGTCTGTCCACCCAGCACGCCGAACTTTCATTTAACGGCACAAGACTCACCCTGCCCAGAACGGAGTTCCGTTCGGCAAAGGGGAAAGCCTACATGAAAGGCAGAATGAACCTTTCTGATTTCACTTACCGCGCGGATCTTGATATGGAGAAAATCCGCTTTAACCCCCACTCAATAAAAACAGACCTGTCCGGCAATCTGAAGATAGAGAAAAAAGGCGAGTTTCTTAATGTAACGGGAGATACGAAGGTCACGGCAGGCAGAATCCGTCTTTACCCCGGAAGAGTGAAGAGCGTAAAGGATATCAGTTTCATAGACAGAACCGAGAGTTTCGCCGGCGAGTTCTCGCTTGAGGAACAGAACCAGAGCGATTTTTACAGAGAGAAGACCGAAATGAATATTTCAGTTGACATCTCTTCCGGCACGTGGATAAAAACCAAGGAAGCCAACTTTAACACGCGCGGAAAACTCAGGCTTAAGAAAAAACCGGGCACAGATCTCAACATGCAGGGAAACATAGTGTCGTCCGAGGGATATTACACCGTCTTCGGAAAGCTTTTCGACATAGAGGACGCCACGCTTAACTTCACGGGAGCGTCGGATAATCCCGCTTTAAACGTTAAGGCATATTATGATGCCGGCGATGTTGACGTGCATGTGGCCGTTACCGGAAATTTGAGAGAACCGGACCTGTCTCTGTCAAGCAACCCGGATCTTGAAGAGATTGACATAATATCCTATATAGTTTTCGGAGCTTCGAGCAACAGACTTCAGACCCAGCAGAGAGCTTTTGTGGGAAAATTCGCAACGGCGGTTGCCGCAGGCGGGATCTCCGAGCTCCTGAGCTCGGAAATCGGTCTTGATCTTCTGAGCATCCAGGAAGGAGAGCGGGGACTTGAGGACAGCACCCTCAAGGTCGGTTCCTACGTGACAAGGGATATTTTTGTCGGCTACGAGAGATCTCCCTCCCAGACACCGATTGACCAGACAACGCAGATGCGCAACAAGCTCAATCTTGAATGGAAGCTCAACAGAAGATTCTCGGTAGAAAGTCAGATGGGGGGAGAGAACCCAGGAGTCGACTTCTTCTACAATTTCAATTTCTAAAACGTTAAACTTCGGGGAAACTCATCCGGGGACCAATAGCGGAGAAACGCAATGAACGGGCAAAAACCGATCGTAGCCATAGTTGGAAGGCCAAATGTCGGAAAGTCCACCCTTTTTAACAGGATAATAGGGTGGAACAAGACGATAGTGGAGGACATCCCGGGCGTCACAAGAGACAGAGTCTATGAAGACACCCGATGGAAGGAAAAGGAGTTCACTCTCGTTGACACCGGAGGTCTCTCCCTAGGCGAAGACGACGAAGACTACTCTCTTATAAAAGAGCAGATAGACGTGGCCATTTCCGAAGCGGACCTCGTGGTGATGCTTTTTGACGGCCAGGACGGGGCTCTGCCTCAGGACTCGGAGATAGTTCAATATCTTAGAAGGACCGAAAAAAAGGTCATCTACGCGGTAAACAAAGTCGACCATGGAAACATAAAACAGGTGCTCAAGACCTACGAATTCTACGGAACGGGCTCAGATGAATTCATGGCGATCTCCGCGCTTCACAACAAAAATATCTACGAACTGGTGGAACAGATCGCTTCCTGCATAGAAGCTTCCGGACAGCCGGAAGAAGAATCGGAGGAATCCGAGGGAACCAGAATCGCCGTTATCGGCAAACCCAACGTTGGAAAATCCACGCTGGTGAACAGGATACTCGGAGAATACAGGCTCATAACGAGCCCCACTCCGGGCACAACCCGCGACCCCGTGGACTCCATCTATGAAAAAGACGGGAAAAAATACGTTTTTATCGATACCGCCGGGATAAGAAGAAAGTCAAGAATAGACGCACTAGTTGAAAAACACAGCGTCTTTCGGGCCATAAGGTCGATCGAAAGAGCCCACATCGTGCTGCTTATGATAGACGGACAGGAGGGCCCGACTCACCATGACTCGCGTCTCGCGGAACTCGTAAAAGACAGAAACAGGGCCCTTATAATACTGCTTAACAAATGGGATCTCGCTCCCGAAGACATAGCGGACCCCGAAGATATAGAAGAGATAACAAAGGAGAGACTAGTCGGGGTTGATTACGCCCCCGTGCTTACAATCTCCGCGCTTACCGGCAAAAAAGTCGGAAAAATTTTCGACGTTGTTGAGCGGGTAGAGAGCAATTTCAGGAGGAAACTGCCCACCGGGAAGCTTAACAGGTTCCTCGAAGACCTTACAAAACGCCACCCTCCCCCGGTTTACAGGAGAAAGGAAATCAAGCTTTTCTATATCTCCCAGCCCTTCACCGCGCCACCGACTTTCACGATCTTCACCAATTCGGCAAAGGGCATACCGGAGAACTACAGGAGGTTCCTTGAGAACCAGCTAAGGGCGTACGGGGACTTCGAGGGAGTTCCCCTGAAGCTTCTGTTTCGGGACAGGGAAGGAAAAGAGGTCTAGATCACCCGGCCTCGAGTATTATTTTCTGTATATCCGCGGTTCGATCTTCCGCCGAGCACATTTCCATTACCCTGCGCCTCGCGTTCGGGCCCATTTGACCCCGGAGTTGCGCGTCCCGTGCAAGAATCGATATGCTCTCCCCCATCTTCTCAAAATCCCCGGGGTCGCAGATAAAACCCGTCTCTCCGTCCTCCACGGCCTCCGCTATGCCACCTATCGAAAAACCCACGACGGGAAGAGCAAATGCCATCGCCTCTATAACGGACCTTGGAAAAGGATCCGGGTAATTGGACGGAATCACGAAGAGGTCAAAATCCTTTAGATACGGCCTCACGTCTTCTCTGTATCCGGTAAAGACAAAGCTGTCCCGCACTCCCAGTCCCTCCGCGTAATCTTCAAGCTCCCGCAGATGGTTTTTCGGGAAAAACCACGGAGTATCTCCGACTATGACGAACTTTACCTTCCCCTTCATGTCGTTCTCTGAAACAATCCGGCTGACAGTGTCGATGAACTCCACGTAGCCCTTTCTCGGGACCACCCTTCCGGTGTTTCCGACAAGCACCGTATCCGTGGGTATGGAAAATTCCTCCCTCAGAGAACCCCGGACGGACTCCCTGTCAAAGTCCGCGGGATCAATACCGTTATAAACGACGTGAATCTTGCTTTTTGCTCTTCGAAACGGCTCCGCCGTGGCCCGGGAAACGCATATTATCTTTTTCACGCACCTAAACCCCGAGAGCGTTTCCATAAGAGACTTCATAAACCGGGTCTGCTGTATGTTCCTTACGTGCCAGATAACGGGTTTTTTGTTTTTCCTTCCGATCAGGGTGCCCACGATTTTGGCAAGTGTGCCGTTGCAGTAGATAATGTCGATTCCGTTTTCCCTGATTATCTTCGGGGAACCGCAGAGCAGACGGAGCATATTCACTATGTTTGCGATTATGGAAAAAACTCTCAGCACACCTGGCGCACGCGTGGTGTCCGCTACCATTGCTGATTTCTGTATGTTCTCTGGAAACCTGGGGTCAACTATAACGTTTTCGAAAATTCCCTCGGATTTAAGACTCTCAGAGAATATGTCGTGTTTCGGGACAAGCACAAACGGATTTATCTTTTCCCGGTCGATATACTTCAGTATGTAGAGGAGACTTCTCCCCGGTCCTCCGTCCCTTACCGAGTGATTGATGAAAAGCACATTTGTTTTTTTCATATTGGCAGATATTGCGGTAAAATCTCTTGAGAGTTAAACTGGGTGGGGAAATAAACTAATACGATCTTCATGTTATTACCTGCTGCAGTACAATTAAAATTCAGAGGACTTTAATGCACACCAAAACCCGCGCAAGCACCGTGAAAATCTACCTGTTTTTCCTTTTTATTTCCTTATTTGCAGTCTCGGGATGCGGCCTGGATATCGATTTCGGCAGCGGAAATAACAGCAATCTAAACGTGAAAACCAATGAGACGATAATTGGAATAATAGAAAACATACCGGCGACGCACGACGGTTCAAGCTTTATCGTAAAGGCAAGCACCATTAGAGGAGAGGACAAAGAAGAGTGCTGCGAAGTTACCGGGGTATCCGAAGATGAGGAATTCACCATAGAAGGAGATCTCGATCCGGAAGTCGAACTTGAAATCTTTGAGAGCGGGGACGAGAATTCTCCAATCGGCAGGGGAAGAATCGAGATTTTTCCCGGAGCAACAATTGAGATTGAGGATATAACCATTGAGGTCGACGGGGACCTGGATTATGATCGGGAAGAGGTTGACATAACCTTCAATGGAGAAGTTTCCAACAACGAGGACTGCACTGAAGGAAACGAGGAAATAAACGGGCAGATAGAAGTTACGATATCGTCTGAGGGTAGAGAATCCGAACTAATAACTGTCAAGCTGGACGGTACGGAAATACTGGGAGAAGACGATCCTATGTGTCACCAAATATCTCCCGGACGTAAGGTCGAAATAGACGGAAAACTGACGAATGACAGTAAAACCGTCAAGGCAACCATAATTGAGATAGAATAGGCTGGGTTGGGTTTCTCGAACCCCTGTTCTCTCTATCTTCCCTCCACGGTCATCCGCGCCCTCTTCCTTCCTCTCTCAGTGAGAAGGAGTTCTCCACCCGTAACCGCTATCTCTCCTTTCTGTCTCAGAAATCCGACCACCTTAGAAGCAAAATCGGCTGACCGGAACATCCCCCTGCTGTCGGGATGGTTCTTTACCGCCTCCCCCTTTTCCTGGTTGTAAAGACTTACGAGAAGCGAGGCCTCAGCAAAATCCATCCTCTGCCTTCTTTTTTCTCTCATTATGCCGAAAAGCCCCCTTTGCGGAGCAAAGAGGAAAACCGCGAGAAAAAACACCCCGCACACAGAGGCCATCGAGCCCGCTATGTTGACATCAAGCCAGTTGGCAACCCAGAATCCTGAAATGGCCGCCGAAATGCCGAAAACCACGCTAAGAGAGATCATCCTGAAAAGCGAATCCGTAAGAAGGTAGGCGCAACACGGCGGAATCACTATAAGAGCTATAACCAGTATCGAACCCACCGCGTCAAACGCCCCGACGCATGTAAGCGACACGACCGCCATGAGCAGATAGTGAATCAGGCGGGGGCGAAAGCCTATCGACGAAGCGA from Candidatus Dadabacteria bacterium encodes:
- a CDS encoding translocation/assembly module TamB, translated to MFSQTEQSRIYAKNLIEQRLNSIPNFHISLGDIKGSIISTMEIDDIEVKIAGEDFIEIEKLSTNYSIPLLYSIISRKKLYLSNTEIEGLKLLLEKDSSGLWNFKKLKTKDKAAERPQEPRISLIFSNNRIRNSRVLISDHTKNKVWEFDLVEESFFSINIVELTKKIELDAKDVNFNYVSPTIRIRNLRGKIDIASWNCVFEDAGFEVEGVPIRGSGTAKNLRNPEFDMTVYFDSLGIDGKGELNLQAKTKVKMHSRDNLVGTMELSARDSFLNGERFWTDLKPARINGTKALIEGTIGGGFGESRIKGSVDFKKWLGEGERNWFDFSAKLNDADTDELTEMLNRTPYPLKFGDNSRLNSNLRVSGSWASRETYSLRVEPDYLDVIDGEQSKLQVVGYLALGNEGTDFDIVSKAKRFKLKLEFPDITIDNYVDGSATFRGAVPKKGKFFEDVDLRVNADLRTDGFYRITNIDSQIDAGIEKGVLTINRLNISSDEFSLSAEKTEEIQKGLDFSFEFAAQNLGFLSEVDERIPLFLGKISSRGKISGDIFTPLIKATSQVESFAYEKDFIAQDMSVESSTRIDLKNAPKVSFDMALKAQRARVLGNSSDTLEAKLRGTETHIEVGALLSKKDGSFASSEFSVDGILGHEKKIKMTYLEGLLAEKRFRSKGDIFLDISSERTRLKGDEFFYGEGKITSFLGEINRKEKTVELRADMTNFNPLIISKALNLRHDLGGTLDGKVKVSGPFTAPSVHAEVKSDGFFYGFSSTGETEVSLRGEKGKLSLDLVSSLDQKKSLSLRGDLLVPEDARSYLEAIMGSSMDLELTSDRYKLDFLKIFSNSIEKIEGSFSSGGLSLKGTLEKPWVKGNVEVNDMKLFLSQLRNSLSTQHAELSFNGTRLTLPRTEFRSAKGKAYMKGRMNLSDFTYRADLDMEKIRFNPHSIKTDLSGNLKIEKKGEFLNVTGDTKVTAGRIRLYPGRVKSVKDISFIDRTESFAGEFSLEEQNQSDFYREKTEMNISVDISSGTWIKTKEANFNTRGKLRLKKKPGTDLNMQGNIVSSEGYYTVFGKLFDIEDATLNFTGASDNPALNVKAYYDAGDVDVHVAVTGNLREPDLSLSSNPDLEEIDIISYIVFGASSNRLQTQQRAFVGKFATAVAAGGISELLSSEIGLDLLSIQEGERGLEDSTLKVGSYVTRDIFVGYERSPSQTPIDQTTQMRNKLNLEWKLNRRFSVESQMGGENPGVDFFYNFNF
- a CDS encoding M23 family metallopeptidase, with amino-acid sequence MLKVSGKRVAAVFGILLLVIAIIKVISIAEMSPPVISIERDIKNLGTKPFEVTVSDKGTGLAKVRIYLLDTYGESVLVEKEYKKVTKSDVISVSINPEKLGIKSGTSEIFIEVTDNSMFSGKAVFSEKVTLDFLPPEIQELSPMLYIRHGGAGVVVYKTSEDTVTSGVEIKDLFFEGYGGYFEDPLIYLAFFAYPYDAPKGEKIEIFATDAAGNEVRESVSYRLLRAPYLKDEIALSEWFLKKKVLPLFNKVYGYASVTDDGKTDFRKAFLKINNETRKENDNRIYEVGRQSGDKMLWKGKFNQLPNSKVGATFADHRKYLMDGEVIDRQYHLGYDLSVTRKHPVPASNSGVVVFADHLGIYGNTVIVDHGLGVMTLYSHLTSMDVSVGDSVEKKDRLGRTGTTGLAVGDHLHFGVYVQGVPVRPLEWWDAKWIDDNIWYKINYVKKNFVNREIPR
- the der gene encoding ribosome biogenesis GTPase Der: MNGQKPIVAIVGRPNVGKSTLFNRIIGWNKTIVEDIPGVTRDRVYEDTRWKEKEFTLVDTGGLSLGEDDEDYSLIKEQIDVAISEADLVVMLFDGQDGALPQDSEIVQYLRRTEKKVIYAVNKVDHGNIKQVLKTYEFYGTGSDEFMAISALHNKNIYELVEQIASCIEASGQPEEESEESEGTRIAVIGKPNVGKSTLVNRILGEYRLITSPTPGTTRDPVDSIYEKDGKKYVFIDTAGIRRKSRIDALVEKHSVFRAIRSIERAHIVLLMIDGQEGPTHHDSRLAELVKDRNRALIILLNKWDLAPEDIADPEDIEEITKERLVGVDYAPVLTISALTGKKVGKIFDVVERVESNFRRKLPTGKLNRFLEDLTKRHPPPVYRRKEIKLFYISQPFTAPPTFTIFTNSAKGIPENYRRFLENQLRAYGDFEGVPLKLLFRDREGKEV
- a CDS encoding glycosyltransferase family 4 protein, with product MKKTNVLFINHSVRDGGPGRSLLYILKYIDREKINPFVLVPKHDIFSESLKSEGIFENVIVDPRFPENIQKSAMVADTTRAPGVLRVFSIIANIVNMLRLLCGSPKIIRENGIDIIYCNGTLAKIVGTLIGRKNKKPVIWHVRNIQQTRFMKSLMETLSGFRCVKKIICVSRATAEPFRRAKSKIHVVYNGIDPADFDRESVRGSLREEFSIPTDTVLVGNTGRVVPRKGYVEFIDTVSRIVSENDMKGKVKFVIVGDTPWFFPKNHLRELEDYAEGLGVRDSFVFTGYREDVRPYLKDFDLFVIPSNYPDPFPRSVIEAMAFALPVVGFSIGGIAEAVEDGETGFICDPGDFEKMGESISILARDAQLRGQMGPNARRRVMEMCSAEDRTADIQKIILEAG
- the ligA gene encoding NAD-dependent DNA ligase LigA, translated to MPRLTKKRARAEVSRLREEISRHDHLYYAESNPEIPDADYDKLMRRLVELEETYDLAVPDSPSQRVAGEVSEQFSPFAHKIPMMSIDNAVDEHETREFDRRIKRFLKTEEEIEYVLQPKFDGVSASLTYVDGKLLHGATRGDGKTGEEITPNLKTIRSVPLILSGRGRKPKLVEIRGEVIFPRSLFSKLNKELEKLNEELEKENKTLLREEKKTKPLRMLFKNPRNAASGSLRQLDSSVTARRPLHFYAWGVGGCEGANLGDELGIYDALRKWGFSFEEPRNCRGIDEAIEYGKELEGKRESLDYEIDGAVVKVRSRELQEILGTTAKYPRWSVAIKFSPKQITTKVRDITVQVGRTGHLTPVAELEPVSISGIEIKRASLHTEDTVREKDVRVGDTVVVQRAGDVIPEVVEVVPSRGKRKKRFSMPKICPRCETSVEREGSFHLCPNASCPAQIRGRISLFVSRNAFDIEGLGKKRVAQLINERILRNIADIFTLRREQLLGLEGFAEKSAQNLLEEIEKSRDISFERFINSLSIKHVGTRIAQLLAKEFRTPENLMKASSEDLLRIDGVGEELAQSVIKFFENPERKSVVEELLRHVRIEEEPEPSGENEKIAGKTFVLTGTLSIPREEAKLEIERLEGKVVNSVSGKTDFLVSGENPGTAKLQKAGELGTDIISEEQLKKLIGL
- a CDS encoding metal ABC transporter permease — translated: MSPHQFDIQLVAVIVAASCSIPGAFLVLRRMSMMTDAISHSVLLGIILAFFLVKDLSSPLLIVGAAVSGVLAISLIEAVNRSRLVKKDASIGIVFPFLFSVAVILLSKYARNVHIDTHSVLLGEIAFAPFNRFIVSGMDLGPVSAYVMGSILLLNLLFISFFYKELKVSTFDESFASSIGFRPRLIHYLLMAVVSLTCVGAFDAVGSILVIALIVIPPCCAYLLTDSLFRMISLSVVFGISAAISGFWVANWLDVNIAGSMASVCGVFFLAVFLFAPQRGLFGIMREKRRQRMDFAEASLLVSLYNQEKGEAVKNHPDSRGMFRSADFASKVVGFLRQKGEIAVTGGELLLTERGRKRARMTVEGR
- the rlmB gene encoding 23S rRNA (guanosine(2251)-2'-O)-methyltransferase RlmB, producing the protein MIVYGKNSVAELLRNSPKQIKKIMVSENFDVSSDPRMNASIKKFRIKLSRLPKNAITDICKSPNHQGIAAEISDFAYSSVEEMLELAGERREKVFLLILDHVEDPHNLGAIIRTADFLGVHGIVIPADRACDVNPTVMKVSSGASANMKIARETNLGRVIDSLKKKGVWIAGADAGSKDMVYGCDFASLDIAVVIGNEGRGMRSKTKQRCDFLLSVPRKGKVESLNASVAAGIFLYEVYRQRHGTKAL